The Hahella sp. HNIBRBA332 genome window below encodes:
- a CDS encoding transporter substrate-binding domain-containing protein gives MKFKSAILTFLALFLAVSVRAETVTAAGDPWPPFIDPNDPDGGVAVSLARETFSRSGFTLEMNIMPWARAIDGVKNAKYDVLIGTWWTKERTEFLAYSEPYLTNEIKFIKRKGDPFEYNGMDSLTGKSVGIVRGYGYGDDFLNATNFKRPETADFLPNVKKVVSGRVDLTLEDELVARSQIAKEDPGLIDQIEFTKNALNANTLHVTCGLANAKHEEIINALNKGMAAMKADGTFDQILKKYGMK, from the coding sequence ATGAAGTTTAAATCCGCCATTTTGACTTTCCTTGCCTTGTTCCTTGCGGTTTCCGTCCGAGCGGAAACCGTCACCGCCGCCGGCGACCCCTGGCCTCCTTTTATTGATCCTAACGACCCGGATGGCGGCGTCGCCGTTTCTCTGGCTCGGGAGACGTTTTCCCGTTCCGGGTTTACTCTGGAAATGAATATCATGCCCTGGGCGCGAGCCATTGACGGCGTCAAAAACGCCAAGTACGACGTACTTATCGGCACCTGGTGGACGAAAGAGCGAACGGAGTTCCTTGCTTATAGCGAGCCTTACCTGACCAATGAGATTAAATTCATCAAGCGCAAAGGCGATCCGTTCGAATACAACGGAATGGACAGCCTGACCGGCAAGTCTGTGGGAATCGTCAGAGGCTACGGATACGGGGATGACTTCCTCAACGCCACTAATTTCAAACGTCCGGAAACCGCGGACTTTTTACCTAACGTGAAGAAAGTGGTGTCCGGCAGGGTGGATCTCACCCTGGAAGATGAACTGGTGGCGCGCTCGCAGATCGCCAAAGAAGATCCGGGGTTGATCGATCAGATTGAATTTACCAAAAATGCGTTGAACGCCAATACGCTGCACGTCACCTGCGGTCTCGCCAACGCCAAGCATGAAGAAATCATCAACGCCTTGAATAAGGGCATGGCGGCGATGAAAGCGGACGGGACTTTCGATCAGATCTTGAAGAAATACGGCATGAAGTAG
- a CDS encoding GFA family protein, translating to MLKASCHCGNINIDMPRAPEALVSCNCSICHRLGALWGRFAPEEVNVVWTEEAPKPYRWGDEYIDFQHCPRCGCVTHHTSTENWEEKRVTVNCRMLEPKWIANTPIKKFDGADTWEFIEE from the coding sequence ATGCTTAAAGCTTCCTGCCATTGCGGCAATATCAATATAGACATGCCTCGGGCGCCCGAGGCGTTGGTGAGTTGTAATTGTTCGATTTGTCATCGCCTTGGGGCGTTGTGGGGACGTTTTGCTCCTGAAGAGGTGAATGTGGTGTGGACGGAGGAAGCGCCGAAACCCTATCGCTGGGGGGATGAATATATTGACTTTCAGCATTGCCCCCGTTGCGGTTGCGTGACGCATCATACTTCCACGGAAAACTGGGAGGAAAAGCGGGTGACGGTAAATTGCCGTATGTTGGAGCCGAAATGGATTGCGAATACTCCGATCAAAAAGTTTGATGGCGCGGATACTTGGGAGTTTATTGAGGAATGA
- a CDS encoding ABC transporter substrate-binding protein codes for MKWFLVAFCCWLASLCQAKTLLVGMEAANNSPFEYIDETAQLTGFHVEIMRAVAARLGWDIEFRRHPWKRAMKELEEGGVHAVTFVAISPERQKFADFLPDNLLHVSRTTIYIRRDRSDEIRYEPPLEQFVWRWRTAAASGYYMSDQVIDLIRRKAPIEQPTVNQSQLFIMLISNRFDAIFGATSAIERARAEIAGLDEQVQRLDGALFPGKRMYAAFSRKAPDGMAEEFAEAYRLYRMDSAYEELKKRFGMEELAPSPTEFQ; via the coding sequence ATGAAATGGTTTCTGGTCGCTTTTTGCTGCTGGCTTGCGTCCTTGTGCCAGGCCAAGACTCTGTTGGTGGGCATGGAGGCAGCTAATAATTCGCCATTTGAGTATATTGATGAAACGGCGCAGCTTACCGGTTTTCACGTTGAGATTATGCGTGCAGTGGCGGCGCGGCTGGGTTGGGATATCGAGTTTCGCCGGCATCCGTGGAAAAGAGCCATGAAAGAGCTGGAGGAAGGCGGCGTGCATGCAGTGACCTTTGTCGCCATTTCTCCGGAAAGACAGAAGTTCGCCGACTTTTTACCGGACAACCTGCTGCATGTCTCCCGCACCACCATTTATATCAGACGCGACCGCAGTGACGAAATTCGCTATGAGCCGCCGCTGGAGCAGTTTGTCTGGCGTTGGCGCACAGCGGCGGCCAGCGGCTATTACATGAGCGATCAGGTGATAGATCTGATACGCAGAAAAGCGCCTATCGAACAGCCTACCGTTAATCAATCACAGCTTTTCATCATGCTGATCAGTAACCGGTTCGACGCCATTTTCGGCGCCACCAGCGCCATTGAGAGAGCCCGCGCGGAAATCGCCGGGCTGGATGAACAGGTGCAACGCCTGGACGGAGCGCTATTCCCCGGCAAGCGTATGTACGCGGCTTTCTCGCGCAAAGCTCCAGACGGCATGGCGGAGGAGTTCGCCGAAGCCTACCGCTTGTATCGCATGGACAGCGCTTATGAGGAGTTGAAAAAACGCTTCGGCATGGAAGAGCTCGCTCCCAGCCCCACGGAATTTCAATAA
- a CDS encoding trypsin-like peptidase domain-containing protein, with product MSYTRVFATPFRSLAASLIAPALLTACSNEDAPAQPQKGTHTVIVEQKSQDKQTVDARIIRSIQEAREAAVSISVGASVGSGFFINKDCLIVTNKHVVEFDSPALLNVSAAMDRADRETQVMRERIATWERQYPKYKGSAQHSTDQDKLRSMEKYRQELQQAYDKLSSEQRNASVQVKTLDGRTFAAHTVIKSEDTDLAFLVGAVKDCRYFDTAVKTDPAVGQPTYTVGSPAGLEFTVTSGILSGVRDFEGLTLLQTDAAINPGNSGGPLLDANAKVIGVNTLRLSGMEGIGMAIPIATVKEQINRNLLLASGAPSQPATTTASAKFDYDSYRENALRNAQPVAVDVSKLSDACEQDYSNSKYAAAMTSCKTSSSHGHQQGHFYMGKMLLEGLAGQQDYYLAADYMKKAAEAGNMEAQMLLGQMYQYGVGISPNSASALKWLTEAANQNSKEALNSLGLIYKEGQIVYRSYEQAANYFEKAIAAGSTNALHNLGVMYLQGQGLAKNENKGFEHFLKAAQRGNPVSQLSVAYCYYKKLGVNKDYVEAYAWLTAAELNKKGKTITDWDPQRASEMKQFLKGIMNSKQLAQATAMSNDYVKRYSNVSTETSLAAKAGKL from the coding sequence ATGTCCTATACCCGAGTCTTCGCCACCCCCTTCCGCTCACTAGCAGCCAGCCTTATCGCACCGGCGCTACTCACCGCCTGCTCGAATGAGGACGCGCCGGCGCAGCCACAAAAAGGGACGCACACCGTCATTGTGGAACAAAAAAGCCAGGACAAGCAGACTGTCGATGCGCGCATCATCCGCTCGATTCAGGAAGCGCGGGAAGCCGCCGTCTCCATCAGCGTGGGCGCCAGCGTAGGCTCAGGTTTCTTCATCAACAAAGACTGTCTGATCGTCACCAACAAACATGTAGTGGAGTTTGATAGCCCCGCATTGCTCAATGTTTCCGCCGCCATGGACAGGGCGGACAGAGAAACGCAGGTGATGCGTGAGCGCATCGCCACTTGGGAAAGACAGTATCCCAAATATAAGGGATCGGCCCAGCACAGTACGGATCAGGACAAACTGCGCAGTATGGAAAAGTATCGCCAGGAACTGCAGCAAGCTTACGATAAACTGTCTTCCGAACAGCGAAACGCCAGCGTCCAGGTCAAAACCCTGGATGGACGCACTTTCGCCGCGCACACCGTAATTAAAAGCGAAGACACTGACTTGGCCTTTCTGGTCGGCGCCGTCAAAGACTGCCGATACTTCGACACAGCGGTGAAAACCGATCCGGCAGTGGGACAGCCCACATACACTGTTGGCTCACCCGCCGGACTGGAGTTTACGGTTACATCCGGCATTCTTTCCGGCGTCAGAGACTTTGAAGGCCTCACTCTGCTGCAAACGGACGCCGCCATCAATCCCGGCAACAGCGGCGGCCCGTTGTTGGACGCCAACGCCAAAGTTATTGGCGTGAACACCTTGCGCCTGAGCGGTATGGAAGGCATCGGCATGGCGATTCCTATCGCCACGGTCAAAGAACAGATCAATCGTAATCTGTTATTGGCGAGCGGCGCCCCGTCGCAACCTGCGACGACGACCGCCAGCGCGAAATTCGACTACGACAGTTATCGCGAAAATGCGTTGCGTAACGCCCAGCCAGTCGCTGTGGACGTCAGCAAGCTAAGCGACGCCTGTGAGCAGGATTACAGCAACTCAAAGTATGCGGCAGCCATGACCTCCTGTAAGACCTCCTCCTCCCATGGACACCAACAAGGACATTTTTATATGGGTAAAATGCTGCTGGAGGGACTGGCGGGACAGCAGGACTATTATCTGGCGGCGGATTACATGAAAAAGGCGGCGGAAGCCGGGAACATGGAAGCTCAAATGTTGCTGGGGCAAATGTATCAATATGGCGTGGGCATTAGCCCCAACAGCGCGTCGGCGCTGAAGTGGCTGACGGAAGCCGCCAACCAGAACAGCAAGGAAGCGCTGAACTCGCTGGGTTTGATCTATAAGGAAGGGCAAATCGTCTACCGCTCCTATGAGCAAGCCGCCAACTATTTCGAGAAAGCCATCGCCGCTGGCAGCACCAACGCCTTACACAACCTGGGTGTCATGTATCTCCAAGGACAGGGCCTGGCCAAAAATGAAAACAAAGGCTTTGAACACTTTCTCAAGGCCGCCCAGCGGGGCAACCCGGTCTCCCAGTTGAGCGTCGCCTACTGCTACTACAAAAAACTCGGCGTGAATAAAGACTATGTGGAGGCTTACGCTTGGCTGACCGCCGCCGAACTCAACAAGAAAGGCAAAACCATCACAGACTGGGACCCACAACGCGCCTCTGAAATGAAGCAGTTCCTGAAAGGTATCATGAACAGCAAGCAGCTCGCCCAGGCGACGGCCATGTCCAACGACTACGTTAAACGCTACAGCAATGTGTCAACGGAAACGTCACTAGCCGCCAAAGCAGGCAAACTCTAA
- a CDS encoding MBL fold metallo-hydrolase yields MNLIVRPFFDRATYTLSYVTHGEGDSCCAIIDPVLDYDSAAGRVSTDSAQNIVQYVKENKLEVEWILETHAHADHLSAAQWLKREVGGKVAIGEHIREVQSAFGRIFDLGAEFAVDGSQFDHLFRDGETFHIGAMPAQVMYTPGHTPACVSYVVADAVFIGDTLFMPDYGAARADFPGGDATELYRSIRRILSLPPQTRLFVCHDYLPNGRELRFESTVAEQRRENVLCHEGVSEEGFVQQRKARDAKLGAPALMLPSLQVNIRGGQLPEAADNGVRYLKIPLNQID; encoded by the coding sequence ATGAATTTAATCGTGCGGCCCTTTTTTGACCGGGCGACGTACACGCTCAGCTACGTGACGCATGGAGAAGGGGATAGCTGTTGCGCCATCATCGACCCGGTGCTGGATTATGATTCCGCCGCCGGACGCGTCAGCACCGATTCGGCGCAAAATATCGTCCAATATGTGAAGGAGAACAAATTGGAAGTTGAGTGGATTCTGGAAACTCATGCGCATGCGGACCACCTGTCTGCGGCCCAGTGGCTGAAGCGCGAGGTGGGGGGCAAAGTCGCCATTGGCGAGCACATCCGGGAGGTGCAGAGCGCGTTCGGGCGTATCTTCGATCTGGGGGCGGAGTTTGCGGTGGATGGCTCGCAGTTTGATCACTTATTTCGTGATGGCGAGACGTTTCACATTGGCGCGATGCCTGCGCAAGTCATGTATACGCCGGGACATACGCCAGCCTGCGTCAGTTATGTGGTCGCTGATGCAGTGTTTATTGGCGATACGCTGTTTATGCCGGATTACGGCGCGGCGCGGGCGGACTTTCCGGGAGGCGACGCCACGGAGCTGTATCGATCCATTCGACGCATCCTGTCATTGCCGCCGCAAACCCGCTTGTTTGTCTGCCATGATTATCTTCCTAATGGCCGCGAGTTGCGCTTTGAAAGCACAGTGGCCGAGCAGCGCAGAGAGAACGTGCTGTGCCATGAAGGTGTCTCTGAAGAGGGCTTCGTGCAACAGCGCAAAGCCAGAGACGCCAAGCTGGGCGCTCCCGCTCTTATGTTGCCGTCCCTGCAGGTCAATATCCGCGGCGGCCAGTTGCCCGAGGCGGCTGATAATGGCGTCCGTTATCTGAAGATTCCGTTAAACCAGATCGACTGA
- a CDS encoding metalloregulator ArsR/SmtB family transcription factor, whose amino-acid sequence MKKKVAASHSSSPSPLDLMGTALNAEAAAALMQALSNPHRLMILCALSEGERRVSELNQFVELSQSALSQHLAVLRHQHLVHTRKQAQTVYYSVAEGPAMAIVKLLHRHYCSNAASKPTIQGEPHDR is encoded by the coding sequence ATGAAAAAGAAAGTCGCCGCCTCCCATTCTTCATCCCCTTCTCCATTGGACCTGATGGGAACCGCTTTGAATGCGGAAGCTGCGGCGGCGCTGATGCAGGCGCTCTCCAATCCGCACCGTTTGATGATTCTGTGCGCGCTGTCCGAGGGCGAGCGCCGGGTCAGCGAGCTGAACCAATTCGTGGAGCTGTCGCAATCAGCGCTATCGCAACATCTGGCGGTGCTGCGCCATCAACATCTGGTGCATACGCGCAAACAGGCGCAAACCGTTTATTATTCCGTGGCGGAGGGGCCGGCCATGGCCATTGTCAAACTCCTGCACCGCCACTATTGCAGCAACGCTGCCTCAAAACCAACCATTCAAGGAGAACCCCATGACAGATGA
- a CDS encoding sulfite exporter TauE/SafE family protein produces MLIAALLGITVGVLLGLTGAGGSIIAVPLLMWSLGWTLPQAAPVALLAVSAAATLGVVNAWPQGSVRYRAATVMALAGMLMAPFGLWAAHRAPVHLLALVFAVVLLGVALRMWRQARRAPEEAKMGWATVQSDGSELKGPICQLNPDTGRLRWTRPCSMAIVSSGALTGFLSGLLGVGGGFVIVPALRMVSPLPFHSAVATSLMAVALTSAGTVSLFMLSGKTLPWLIALPFVAGAMAGMLGGRRLAPRFAGPHLQQGFAVIMAGVGVMMILKSLL; encoded by the coding sequence ATGCTGATAGCAGCGCTCCTGGGGATCACTGTGGGAGTGCTGCTTGGGCTCACTGGCGCCGGCGGCTCCATTATCGCCGTCCCCCTGTTGATGTGGAGTCTCGGCTGGACGCTGCCGCAGGCGGCGCCGGTGGCGTTGCTGGCGGTCAGCGCCGCCGCCACATTGGGCGTGGTGAACGCTTGGCCGCAGGGCTCCGTTCGCTATCGCGCCGCAACAGTGATGGCGCTGGCCGGCATGCTGATGGCGCCCTTCGGCCTTTGGGCCGCCCATCGGGCGCCCGTACACCTGTTGGCGCTAGTATTCGCCGTGGTGTTGCTGGGCGTGGCCCTGCGTATGTGGCGACAAGCTCGCCGCGCTCCCGAGGAAGCCAAAATGGGCTGGGCGACAGTGCAAAGCGACGGCTCTGAACTGAAAGGACCCATCTGCCAGCTCAACCCTGACACCGGGCGTCTGCGCTGGACCCGCCCCTGCTCTATGGCGATCGTCAGCAGCGGCGCGCTCACCGGCTTTCTGTCAGGTTTATTGGGCGTGGGCGGCGGATTCGTTATTGTCCCCGCCCTGCGCATGGTGTCGCCGCTACCCTTCCATTCTGCGGTGGCGACGTCGCTGATGGCGGTAGCCCTCACCAGCGCAGGCACTGTCAGCCTGTTCATGCTCAGTGGAAAAACACTCCCCTGGCTGATCGCCCTGCCCTTCGTCGCCGGCGCCATGGCGGGCATGCTGGGAGGGCGTCGTCTGGCGCCGCGCTTTGCAGGGCCGCATCTTCAACAGGGTTTCGCCGTCATCATGGCGGGAGTCGGCGTGATGATGATCCTCAAGTCCCTGCTATAA
- a CDS encoding GEVED domain-containing protein has protein sequence MRTDYTENAIAITDANAVTITVIGAKLAASPSDTWKIWLDADNDGHFEESANEMLREVTQSETDVYELTTTIQVPDGLSDGPLYMRIAGDYAINSPCTLKKGSGVDIRIALSFQIAL, from the coding sequence TTGCGTACGGATTACACCGAGAACGCTATCGCCATCACTGACGCGAACGCTGTGACCATTACAGTTATAGGCGCTAAGTTAGCCGCGTCGCCGTCCGACACATGGAAGATCTGGCTGGATGCGGATAACGATGGACACTTTGAAGAGAGTGCGAATGAGATGCTGCGCGAGGTGACGCAATCGGAGACGGACGTCTATGAGCTGACGACCACGATTCAGGTGCCGGATGGATTAAGTGATGGGCCGCTGTATATGCGCATCGCTGGCGACTACGCCATCAATTCTCCCTGCACTTTGAAGAAAGGCTCGGGCGTGGATATTCGCATCGCGCTGTCATTTCAGATCGCGCTCTGA
- a CDS encoding DJ-1/PfpI family protein: MKEKIKVAAVLFEGFELLDFYGPLEMFGLADEFFVVYQVAEKIGPVRSSAGICGYAEYDLADGRSYDLILVPGGAGTRQQATNPALLEWLRRQAHSARILASVCTGAGVLAAAGLLDGYRATTNKQSFAWPVSQSLETEWVKQARWVEDRNRYTSAGISAGMDMALRLIEVLVSAETAERVADEAEYEWNRNPSHDPFASRFGLI, encoded by the coding sequence ATGAAAGAAAAAATCAAAGTCGCAGCGGTTCTATTCGAAGGTTTTGAGCTTCTGGATTTTTACGGGCCATTGGAAATGTTCGGCTTGGCTGATGAGTTTTTCGTTGTTTATCAGGTGGCTGAGAAGATAGGTCCAGTGCGTAGCTCAGCAGGTATTTGCGGCTATGCGGAATATGATCTTGCGGACGGGCGAAGCTATGACCTGATTCTGGTTCCCGGTGGAGCGGGGACCCGCCAACAGGCGACCAACCCAGCGTTGCTTGAATGGTTGCGGCGGCAGGCGCACAGCGCCAGGATTCTGGCTTCGGTGTGCACCGGCGCAGGTGTCCTGGCGGCGGCGGGTCTTTTGGATGGCTACCGCGCCACCACCAACAAACAATCCTTCGCATGGCCGGTGTCGCAAAGCCTGGAAACGGAATGGGTGAAACAGGCGCGCTGGGTGGAGGATCGTAATCGTTACACTTCCGCGGGGATATCCGCAGGGATGGATATGGCGTTGCGACTGATAGAAGTGCTGGTTAGCGCGGAAACGGCGGAGCGGGTGGCGGATGAAGCAGAGTATGAATGGAATAGGAATCCTTCCCATGATCCTTTCGCGAGCCGCTTCGGATTAATTTAG
- a CDS encoding GlxA family transcriptional regulator, producing the protein MTPLKIGFLLFPDTHLLDLSGPAQALRALSDHRPGQVELLFFSSTPSVASYQGVTLSGLAPLPADDAVFDLLIVNGSKYKDDMVSDKKSQQALMWLQNYARRHPQAAIASVCTGAFYLARAGLLRNRHCTTHHGHVDSLKLAEPSATVLENRLYVCDGPIITSAGVTTGADMVLAWIAKTFDDNLAQHIARELVIYARRDGEQAQISERRRYRNHLDHKVHRLQDRISAAPELPWTAGQLEREISLGYRQLTRRFRLATGVSIKQYQLILRLEVAQKLMREGRHANIERLAETVGFQSAHAFRKAWKNRFGAPPSAYEGKE; encoded by the coding sequence ATGACTCCGCTGAAAATAGGTTTTCTGCTCTTTCCCGACACCCATCTTCTCGACTTGTCCGGCCCAGCGCAGGCGCTGCGCGCGCTCAGTGATCATCGACCAGGGCAAGTGGAGCTGCTTTTCTTCTCCTCCACTCCGTCAGTCGCCAGTTACCAAGGGGTCACGCTAAGCGGGCTAGCCCCGCTGCCTGCCGACGACGCTGTCTTCGATTTACTTATCGTCAACGGCAGCAAGTACAAAGATGACATGGTCAGCGACAAGAAAAGCCAGCAGGCCCTGATGTGGTTACAGAACTATGCCCGGCGTCATCCTCAGGCCGCGATCGCCTCCGTGTGCACTGGCGCATTCTATTTGGCCCGGGCCGGACTGCTGCGCAATCGCCACTGCACCACCCATCATGGCCATGTGGACAGCTTGAAGCTGGCGGAACCCAGCGCGACTGTGCTGGAGAACCGACTGTATGTGTGCGACGGCCCTATTATTACGTCCGCCGGTGTCACCACAGGAGCGGATATGGTTCTCGCCTGGATCGCCAAGACCTTTGATGACAATCTGGCGCAGCATATTGCACGGGAGTTAGTGATCTATGCGCGCAGAGACGGCGAGCAGGCGCAAATCTCCGAGCGCAGACGCTACCGCAATCATCTCGATCATAAAGTGCATCGCTTGCAGGATCGCATTTCCGCAGCGCCGGAGTTGCCCTGGACCGCAGGGCAACTGGAGCGGGAAATCAGCTTGGGATACCGGCAGCTGACGCGTCGCTTCCGGCTCGCCACGGGGGTCAGCATCAAGCAGTATCAATTGATTCTGAGACTGGAAGTCGCTCAGAAATTAATGCGGGAGGGACGTCACGCCAACATCGAGCGCCTGGCGGAAACGGTGGGCTTCCAATCCGCGCACGCTTTCCGCAAAGCCTGGAAAAACCGCTTCGGCGCGCCGCCTTCCGCCTATGAAGGAAAAGAGTAA
- a CDS encoding ADP-ribosylglycohydrolase family protein, protein MSQDNDRQCEALQGSLLGLMVGDTFGLPCEGIAPKRLARLFPGSLRQRLIFGKGMVSDDSEHAAMTAAALARYSGNVDQFAKSLAWRLRWWLARLPAGVGLATGRALIKLWLGFPVGRSGVWSAGNGPAMRAPIIGVTLGSKPERMLAYLQASTQLTHRDPKALVGAIAAARAAYLAAQGQVEIASYKSDLQRFFKQLEPSAATGAAVSEFNTLLDRLDLALQKGLSPAQYAQQLGLERGVTGYMYHTMPIVLYVWLQHQHDYAAGIAQIVALGGDTDTTAAILGGILGAGVGEKGIPAPWLQGIRDWPFNPAYFRVLAERVDLAINQGQTVRIPLLPGPLLLLRNLVFLVIVLWHGFRRLAPPY, encoded by the coding sequence ATGAGCCAGGACAATGATCGTCAATGTGAGGCGCTGCAAGGGTCTCTGTTGGGGCTGATGGTCGGCGACACTTTCGGCTTGCCGTGCGAGGGGATTGCTCCAAAACGTTTGGCGCGATTGTTTCCGGGGTCGTTGCGGCAACGTTTAATCTTTGGAAAAGGCATGGTGTCCGACGATAGCGAGCATGCGGCCATGACCGCCGCCGCGCTGGCGCGATACAGCGGCAATGTGGATCAGTTCGCCAAAAGTCTGGCGTGGCGCCTGCGTTGGTGGCTGGCGCGTCTGCCGGCAGGAGTTGGGCTGGCCACCGGGCGTGCGCTTATCAAGTTGTGGCTGGGGTTTCCCGTTGGGCGCAGCGGGGTCTGGTCTGCAGGCAACGGACCGGCCATGCGCGCGCCGATCATCGGCGTGACCCTGGGGTCTAAACCAGAGAGAATGCTGGCGTATTTACAGGCGTCCACCCAGTTGACTCACCGCGACCCGAAAGCGTTGGTCGGCGCTATCGCCGCCGCCCGCGCGGCGTATTTGGCGGCCCAGGGGCAGGTCGAGATAGCCTCTTACAAGTCAGATCTGCAACGTTTTTTTAAGCAACTGGAGCCGTCTGCGGCGACCGGGGCGGCGGTCAGCGAATTCAATACGCTGCTGGATCGTTTGGACTTAGCGCTGCAAAAAGGTCTGTCTCCCGCGCAGTATGCGCAACAGCTTGGGTTGGAGCGGGGCGTGACGGGGTATATGTACCACACCATGCCGATAGTGCTTTATGTCTGGCTCCAGCATCAACATGACTATGCAGCAGGGATTGCTCAGATCGTGGCGCTGGGCGGCGATACCGATACCACCGCTGCGATCCTGGGCGGCATATTAGGCGCGGGCGTGGGGGAGAAAGGCATACCTGCGCCCTGGCTGCAGGGAATAAGGGATTGGCCTTTCAATCCCGCCTATTTCAGAGTGTTGGCGGAGCGTGTCGATCTCGCTATCAATCAGGGCCAGACAGTGCGGATTCCGCTTCTGCCCGGGCCCTTGCTGCTACTGCGTAATCTGGTGTTTCTGGTCATTGTCCTGTGGCATGGTTTCAGGCGTCTGGCTCCACCATATTGA
- a CDS encoding zinc-dependent peptidase, with product MSWKEIAPFIVFLILAASAVVMVMWYPNQRLRKIRATPFPETWEVILEANLPVYKRLPEALKHQLQGLINVFLHQKTFYGCAGLEITDEMRVTIAGEACLLLLNRATSEYNDLRFILVYPEAFRARREVINDDGATSVSSQGLLGESWHNGKVILSWDDVVAGARDFTDGHNVVLHEFAHQLDGESGSTNGAPLLRTPTSYRSWARVLSDEFNILRDSAFKGEKSVMDYYGATNPAEFFAVATETFYEKPKEMAEKHPELFRELRNYYCVDPRDWV from the coding sequence ATGAGTTGGAAAGAGATAGCGCCTTTTATTGTGTTTTTGATCCTCGCAGCCAGCGCCGTAGTGATGGTGATGTGGTATCCCAACCAACGTCTCAGGAAAATTCGCGCCACCCCATTTCCAGAAACCTGGGAAGTCATTCTGGAGGCCAACCTGCCGGTCTACAAACGTCTCCCCGAGGCTCTCAAACATCAACTTCAGGGACTGATCAATGTCTTTCTTCATCAGAAAACCTTCTATGGCTGCGCCGGTCTGGAAATTACTGACGAGATGCGGGTCACCATCGCTGGCGAGGCGTGCTTGCTTCTATTGAACAGGGCCACTAGCGAATATAACGACCTGCGCTTTATCCTGGTGTATCCAGAAGCATTCAGAGCCAGGCGCGAGGTCATCAACGACGACGGCGCCACCTCCGTATCTTCTCAAGGGCTATTGGGAGAGTCCTGGCACAACGGCAAGGTGATTTTGTCCTGGGACGATGTCGTCGCCGGCGCCCGCGATTTTACAGATGGCCACAATGTAGTGTTGCATGAGTTCGCCCATCAACTGGATGGCGAGTCTGGCTCCACCAATGGCGCGCCGCTGTTGCGGACGCCCACCAGTTACCGTAGCTGGGCCCGCGTGCTGTCGGATGAGTTCAATATATTGCGTGACAGCGCCTTCAAAGGGGAAAAGTCAGTCATGGATTATTACGGGGCCACCAACCCTGCCGAGTTTTTCGCTGTCGCCACGGAAACTTTCTACGAAAAGCCGAAGGAGATGGCGGAGAAGCATCCTGAATTGTTTCGTGAGTTGCGTAACTACTATTGTGTGGATCCCAGGGATTGGGTATAA